From a region of the Tateyamaria omphalii genome:
- the addB gene encoding double-strand break repair protein AddB: protein MFDPSDTARLFGCAPGVDFPLAVVRGLEQRLETAPPEAWARVTLLVNTTRMARRLRDLFDQGPARLLPRIRMITQIDDLCPHAPMPPAATPLRRRLELAQLIKTLIENQPELAPDAGPFDLADSLATLLDEMQGEGVSADDIARLDVSDQSGHWARAQQFIAIAQRYINDSQSAPDPEARQRETVLRLAEHWAQTPPHDPILIVGSTGSRGTTLRLMEAVARLPEGAVILPGLDDHMPHHVWNTLAEDKTAEDHPQYRFLHLCEALGLHPSDVEQWTGLPPASDARNALVSLALRPAPVTDAWRDEGPKLVDLDAATDAITLVEADTPRTEAIAIAMRLRQAAEDGQKAALITPDRMLTRQVTAALDRWELVPDDSAGTPLHLSPPGRFLRHVAGLFQATLDAEALLTLLKHPLTHSGANRNLHQLNTQRLELRMRRDGLPYPEADSLKRCAQKATRQVEEIAPWADWVADLLCDGETTGLLPLEVWVTRHRALAEALAEGPDGADADELWQKKAGQAALKVMEGLADAAAHGGDMSAGDYAGLVATALRQGDDVRDRDTPHPNIMIWGTLEARVQGADLVILAGLNDGTWPEAPTPDPWLNRKMRFDAGLLLPERRIGLSAHDFQQAIAAPKVWLTRSIRSDDAETVPSRWMNRLRNLLQGLVASGHTDHWKTMRARGDHWLALARQLDAAPDMPKAHRPSPCPPVSTRPRRLTVTEIQTLIRDPYATYAKHVLRLRALRPLVQTPDALLRGILSHDVMEQFVRDTMKNAEHLTTDALMQHARHVLNRDVPWPAARALWLARFERAAAWIVETEHLRQMRATPILFEEEAKGKLALPAIRTELEGRADRIDVDETGAVILYDYKTGSPPTKDQQKHFDKQLLIEAAMVEEGGFAALGPRPVRAAQFIGIGSTPKIEDAPLDVETPRQVLADLVGLLSAYLEGDKGYTSRRALYEDREARDYDQLARFGEWDVTQDPMPEVLT, encoded by the coding sequence ATGTTTGACCCAAGCGACACGGCACGCTTGTTTGGTTGCGCCCCCGGCGTCGATTTTCCGCTGGCGGTGGTGCGCGGGCTCGAACAGCGGCTTGAAACCGCTCCGCCCGAGGCATGGGCGCGCGTGACACTTCTGGTCAACACGACCCGCATGGCGCGCCGGTTGCGCGACTTGTTCGATCAGGGCCCGGCGCGTTTGCTGCCCCGCATTCGGATGATCACACAGATTGACGATCTGTGCCCGCACGCGCCGATGCCCCCCGCCGCGACACCCCTTCGCCGGCGTCTGGAATTGGCGCAACTGATCAAGACCTTGATTGAAAACCAGCCGGAACTGGCCCCGGATGCGGGGCCGTTTGATCTGGCCGACAGCCTTGCAACGCTGCTCGATGAAATGCAGGGCGAGGGCGTCAGCGCCGATGACATTGCGCGCCTTGATGTATCTGACCAGTCCGGGCACTGGGCGCGCGCGCAACAGTTCATTGCCATCGCGCAACGCTATATCAACGACAGTCAAAGCGCCCCGGATCCCGAAGCGCGGCAGCGGGAAACGGTGTTACGGCTTGCCGAACACTGGGCACAGACCCCGCCGCACGACCCGATCCTGATTGTTGGTTCGACAGGATCGCGCGGCACGACCTTACGCCTGATGGAAGCCGTCGCGCGATTGCCCGAGGGCGCCGTGATCCTGCCCGGCCTCGACGATCATATGCCGCACCATGTCTGGAACACGCTGGCAGAGGACAAAACGGCGGAAGATCACCCGCAATATCGGTTTCTGCACTTATGCGAGGCGTTGGGTCTGCACCCATCCGATGTTGAACAATGGACAGGCCTGCCGCCAGCGTCAGATGCACGCAACGCGCTTGTCTCCCTCGCATTGCGCCCCGCCCCCGTCACAGACGCATGGCGGGACGAGGGGCCAAAGCTTGTAGATCTGGATGCCGCGACCGACGCGATCACCTTGGTCGAGGCTGATACCCCACGTACCGAGGCCATCGCCATTGCCATGCGCCTGCGGCAAGCCGCCGAAGACGGTCAAAAGGCAGCCTTGATCACGCCGGATCGTATGCTGACCCGTCAGGTCACGGCGGCGCTGGACCGATGGGAGCTGGTGCCGGATGACAGCGCCGGAACACCGCTGCATCTGTCGCCACCGGGCCGTTTTCTGCGGCATGTTGCGGGCCTGTTCCAAGCAACGCTTGATGCCGAGGCTTTACTGACACTGCTCAAGCATCCGCTGACCCACTCGGGTGCGAACCGCAATCTTCATCAACTGAACACACAGCGGCTTGAGTTGCGGATGCGCAGGGACGGGCTGCCATATCCCGAAGCCGACAGTCTGAAACGTTGCGCCCAAAAGGCGACACGCCAAGTCGAAGAGATCGCGCCCTGGGCCGACTGGGTGGCCGACCTGCTGTGTGATGGCGAAACCACCGGCCTGCTGCCGCTTGAGGTCTGGGTCACGCGCCACCGCGCATTGGCCGAAGCACTGGCAGAAGGACCCGACGGCGCAGATGCGGACGAGCTGTGGCAAAAGAAGGCAGGGCAGGCCGCGCTCAAGGTGATGGAGGGCCTTGCCGACGCAGCGGCCCATGGCGGTGACATGTCCGCAGGTGATTACGCCGGTCTGGTGGCCACTGCCCTGCGCCAAGGGGATGACGTGCGCGACCGCGACACCCCGCATCCGAACATCATGATCTGGGGCACGCTCGAGGCGCGGGTGCAGGGCGCAGATCTGGTGATCCTCGCCGGGCTCAACGACGGCACATGGCCCGAAGCGCCAACGCCTGACCCTTGGCTGAACCGAAAGATGCGTTTCGACGCGGGCCTGTTGCTGCCGGAACGGCGGATCGGCCTGTCGGCCCACGACTTCCAACAAGCCATCGCCGCGCCCAAAGTCTGGCTGACGCGCTCCATCCGGTCGGACGACGCCGAAACTGTCCCGTCACGCTGGATGAACCGACTGCGTAATCTCTTGCAGGGCCTTGTCGCGTCGGGCCATACGGATCATTGGAAAACGATGCGGGCGCGTGGCGACCATTGGCTTGCCTTGGCGCGACAGCTTGATGCCGCCCCTGATATGCCAAAGGCGCACCGCCCCTCACCTTGCCCGCCGGTCTCTACCCGCCCCAGACGCCTGACGGTGACAGAGATACAGACCCTGATCCGCGACCCCTACGCGACATATGCCAAACACGTCCTGCGACTGCGCGCGTTGCGACCGCTCGTGCAAACCCCGGATGCCCTGCTGCGCGGGATCCTGTCGCATGACGTGATGGAGCAGTTTGTCCGCGACACGATGAAGAACGCAGAGCATCTGACCACGGACGCGCTGATGCAGCACGCCCGGCACGTTCTGAACCGTGATGTGCCCTGGCCCGCTGCACGCGCGCTGTGGCTGGCCCGGTTTGAACGCGCCGCCGCCTGGATTGTCGAAACGGAACACCTGCGCCAGATGCGCGCAACGCCGATCCTGTTCGAGGAAGAGGCCAAAGGAAAGCTGGCATTGCCCGCGATCCGCACCGAACTCGAAGGGCGCGCGGACCGGATTGATGTGGATGAAACCGGCGCCGTGATCCTCTACGATTACAAGACCGGATCGCCGCCAACAAAAGATCAGCAAAAGCACTTCGACAAACAGCTTCTGATCGAGGCGGCGATGGTCGAGGAAGGGGGATTTGCCGCCCTCGGTCCCCGACCCGTCCGCGCGGCGCAGTTCATCGGCATAGGCAGCACACCCAAGATCGAAGACGCGCCGCTGGATGTTGAGACGCCGCGGCAGGTTCTGGCAGATCTCGTGGGTCTGCTCAGCGCGTACCTGGAGGGCGACAAAGGCTACACCTCGCGCCGGGCGCTGTATGAGGATCGGGAAGCGCGGGATTACGACCAGCTTGCCCGTTTCGGGGAATGGGATGTCACCCAGGACCCCATGCCAGAGGTGCTGACATGA
- the tsaE gene encoding tRNA (adenosine(37)-N6)-threonylcarbamoyltransferase complex ATPase subunit type 1 TsaE, with protein MTTAPLTLHWPTEDDTARAARAIGANMQPGDVILLEGDVGAGKTHLARALIQSLMTEPEDVPSPTFTLVQIYDTRNGPLWHTDLYRISADTEIDELGLFDAFETAMCLVEWPDRLGMMTPKHALTISIETQGDARSARLSWTDPRWANRLNEVAHSA; from the coding sequence ATGACGACCGCCCCCCTGACCCTGCATTGGCCGACCGAGGACGACACCGCACGCGCTGCGCGCGCGATTGGCGCGAACATGCAGCCCGGCGATGTGATTTTGCTGGAGGGTGATGTCGGCGCCGGGAAGACCCACCTTGCCCGTGCCCTGATCCAGTCGCTTATGACTGAGCCGGAAGACGTGCCGTCACCCACATTTACGCTGGTGCAGATCTATGACACCAGGAACGGGCCGTTGTGGCATACGGATCTGTACAGAATTTCCGCAGATACGGAGATTGACGAGTTGGGCTTGTTCGACGCTTTCGAAACCGCGATGTGTCTGGTCGAATGGCCAGATCGGCTGGGCATGATGACCCCGAAACATGCGCTTACCATCAGCATCGAAACGCAAGGCGATGCGCGATCTGCTCGGCTGTCGTGGACAGACCCGCGCTGGGCAAACCGCCTGAACGAGGTGGCGCACAGTGCCTGA
- the trxA gene encoding thioredoxin, protein MATVAVTDATFDAEVKNSDVPVVVDFWAEWCGPCKQIGPALEELSSEMEGKIKIAKVNVDENPNAPAQMGVRGIPALFIFKNGEVISNRAGAAPKAALQSWIEDSI, encoded by the coding sequence ATGGCAACCGTGGCAGTCACTGACGCGACTTTCGACGCCGAAGTCAAAAATTCCGATGTCCCCGTCGTGGTGGACTTCTGGGCCGAATGGTGCGGCCCGTGCAAACAGATCGGCCCAGCCTTGGAAGAGCTGTCGTCCGAGATGGAAGGCAAGATTAAGATCGCAAAGGTCAATGTGGACGAGAACCCGAACGCGCCCGCGCAGATGGGCGTTCGTGGTATTCCTGCGCTGTTCATCTTCAAGAATGGCGAAGTGATTTCGAACCGCGCTGGTGCCGCGCCAAAGGCCGCACTGCAAAGCTGGATCGAAGACAGCATCTAA
- a CDS encoding PAS-domain containing protein codes for MSLLFDGVDLHHATPEAETTLQRQSGKTDWQALKAGLGARFPGLPDAAELPNVEVLTLPAASHGDDAVLRLHREAEMTRVELDDTTPADPTAQHKLSMLQFELDTLRLAATEAPYPIWLVDDAKTICWRNTAYRSLQAAMHGTDDDAQTEVFHFTPSDVSGKTSVRVPVKMDRNGTTEWYTVTATEAGTSTVFHAVDINAVIQAEVAQRNFVQTLAKTFAQLSIGLAIFDRNGQLALFNPALVDLTSLPAEFLSGRPDMLSFFDRLRDNRVMPEPKNYGSWRQEISEMINAASHGSYHETWNLDTGHTYRVSGRPHPDGAIAFLIEDITAEISLTRNFRAELELGQSLMDTFDDALVVFSSAGVLTFCNAAYREMWKLDPDNSFADVTIVDSLQAWQEKCAPDPAWGDMRDYVMKCGERAAWDVDLKHHDMGPIRAQVSPIASGATLIRFTEFAHIAASPVAELT; via the coding sequence ATGAGCCTGCTGTTTGACGGCGTCGATCTACATCACGCCACTCCCGAAGCAGAAACGACGCTGCAAAGGCAGTCGGGCAAGACGGACTGGCAGGCTTTGAAAGCGGGGCTGGGCGCGCGGTTTCCGGGTTTGCCGGATGCGGCGGAGCTGCCCAATGTCGAAGTTCTGACGCTTCCGGCCGCAAGCCATGGCGACGACGCCGTCCTGCGCCTGCACCGTGAAGCCGAGATGACGCGGGTCGAGCTGGACGACACGACACCCGCCGATCCAACCGCGCAACACAAACTAAGCATGTTGCAATTCGAACTGGACACATTGCGGCTGGCCGCGACCGAAGCGCCATACCCAATATGGCTGGTCGATGATGCCAAGACAATCTGCTGGCGCAACACGGCTTACAGATCCCTTCAAGCCGCAATGCACGGCACTGATGATGACGCCCAGACCGAAGTGTTTCATTTCACGCCAAGCGACGTAAGTGGAAAAACCTCCGTCCGGGTGCCGGTCAAAATGGACCGAAACGGAACGACCGAATGGTACACCGTCACAGCGACCGAAGCAGGCACGTCCACCGTATTTCATGCCGTCGACATCAATGCAGTCATTCAGGCCGAGGTTGCCCAGCGCAATTTCGTGCAAACGCTGGCCAAAACCTTTGCGCAGCTGTCTATCGGGTTGGCGATCTTTGACCGCAACGGGCAGTTGGCGCTGTTCAACCCGGCCTTGGTCGATCTGACATCGCTGCCAGCCGAATTCCTGAGCGGGCGGCCAGACATGTTGTCCTTCTTTGACCGTCTGCGCGACAATCGCGTGATGCCGGAACCGAAGAATTATGGGTCTTGGCGGCAGGAAATATCGGAAATGATCAATGCCGCATCGCATGGCAGTTATCACGAGACCTGGAACCTGGACACAGGGCACACATACCGGGTCAGCGGGCGGCCCCACCCGGACGGCGCCATAGCCTTTCTGATTGAGGATATCACCGCGGAAATCTCACTCACCCGGAATTTCCGTGCCGAGTTGGAGCTTGGACAGTCCCTGATGGACACATTCGACGACGCACTTGTCGTGTTTTCCTCCGCGGGCGTCCTGACATTCTGCAACGCGGCCTATCGCGAGATGTGGAAACTTGATCCCGACAACAGCTTTGCCGACGTGACAATCGTGGACAGCCTGCAGGCATGGCAGGAAAAATGCGCACCTGATCCCGCATGGGGCGACATGCGCGACTACGTCATGAAGTGCGGTGAACGCGCCGCCTGGGATGTGGATTTGAAACACCATGACATGGGACCGATCCGAGCACAGGTTTCGCCTATTGCATCCGGTGCAACGCTCATCCGGTTCACGGAGTTCGCACATATCGCGGCCAGCCCGGTCGCCGAATTGACCTGA
- a CDS encoding nucleotidyltransferase family protein has translation MQNDTPAIMVFAAGFGTRMGELTKSRPKPMIKVAGLPLIDRALGLVAEVQPPRTVVNLHYLPNMLEAHLKGTSVIPVREEPDILETGGGLRNALPLLKSDPVLTLNPDVIWIGPNPLAVALGAWDPTHMDALLLCVPMERVHGRDGDGDFHLDDNNRLHRGGDLVYGGVQIMKTARLHDVPQTAFSLNVVWNDMAKDERLHGVTYPGQWCDVGRPEGIRIAEDVLRHHHV, from the coding sequence ATGCAAAACGATACCCCTGCCATAATGGTCTTTGCCGCCGGGTTCGGAACGCGGATGGGAGAGCTGACGAAATCGCGGCCAAAACCGATGATCAAGGTTGCGGGGCTGCCACTGATCGACCGTGCGCTGGGACTTGTGGCCGAGGTGCAACCACCCCGGACCGTGGTCAATCTACACTATTTGCCGAACATGCTTGAGGCGCATCTGAAAGGCACCTCGGTCATACCGGTTCGGGAAGAGCCGGACATACTCGAAACCGGTGGCGGGCTGCGCAACGCGCTGCCACTTCTCAAAAGCGATCCGGTTCTGACGCTCAACCCGGATGTCATCTGGATCGGACCGAACCCACTTGCGGTCGCGCTTGGGGCGTGGGACCCGACACACATGGACGCCTTGCTGCTATGTGTTCCGATGGAGCGTGTGCATGGACGGGACGGCGATGGCGATTTTCACCTCGATGACAACAACCGGCTGCATCGGGGCGGCGACCTGGTCTATGGCGGGGTTCAAATCATGAAAACCGCGCGCCTGCACGATGTGCCTCAGACGGCCTTTTCCCTCAACGTCGTGTGGAATGACATGGCCAAAGACGAACGGCTGCATGGCGTGACCTATCCCGGTCAGTGGTGTGATGTGGGTCGCCCCGAAGGGATCCGCATTGCCGAAGACGTTTTGCGGCACCACCATGTTTGA
- the addA gene encoding double-strand break repair helicase AddA, whose translation MTATFSDATLRQQDAAQPTQSTWLSANAGSGKTRVLTDRVARLLLEDVEPQHILCLTYTKAAASEMQNRLFQRLGAWAMLDDQKLRSELAELGLPHVPTADGLRKARTLFARAIETPGGLKIQTIHSFCASLLRRFPLEAGVSPQFTEIEDRAADLLRAELVDQMADGPDADVLAGMARQYKGEDFLSLTREIVGGSGYRDLGVGDALELLGHPRDLTRDRLVDMTFAPADWQMLEDLVPILAAQGVTDKAVGDILKDIIALDPSSVSMAEAAFLTQTGTRKKRFPTKGTQNQAAHLLPQLEALIERVEAARDARLALDAAEHTVALHRFARRFSDLYTEAKKRRGWLDFDDLIQKAQQLLSDDRVAAWVLYRLDGGIDHILVDEAQDTSPLQWDVIRRLAEEFSSGEGARVDVTRTIFVVGDKKQSIYSFQGADPREFDRMQTEFGSKLNESGQKLWDRSLDFSFRSSPAILDLVDKVFQDEADAGFGGGPHIAFKTDLPGRVDLWPLVPKPEKTPERDWFDPVDRRSPEHQFRTLAMAVAGQIKQMLDDGVLIPHKDGPRPIQPRDVLILVQRRGGIFPDIIRACKELNLPIAGADRLKVGAETAVRDLAALLAFLATPEDSLSLATALRSPLFGWSEQDLFTLAHHRTEDELWRALRTKTEEYPETVAVLRDLRNNVDFLRPYDLVERVLTRHRGRQRLLARLGSEAEDGINALLSQALSYERNEVPSLTGFLTWMETDDLEVKRQIDSASNQIRVMTVHGSKGLEAPVVILPECGKRDVQIRDAIIDIDRTPVWKMPSGQLPARMSNRLEDMKAAQREESLRLLYVALTRAEKWLIIGAAGELSKDGSDWHQRVQAGMEGSGATVLETPVGAGLRVEHGDWALTPAQGDDAQASAAPSMSPHFHNIAPPAEKERETVSPSDLGGAKALPGDGLDEATAKRFGTVVHALLETPGASAQVLAQAELSDALEAQAEQQAQRVLSDPDLDWLFTGDVLAEVPVTAPLGHARLHGTIDRLKTTPTTIHIVDFKTNRVVPREPAETPEGVLRQMGAYAYAIAQIYPDRDIRLSILWTHTCVLMPIPHDIVTAALERTQYLDDTPGDT comes from the coding sequence ATGACCGCCACCTTCAGCGATGCAACGCTGCGCCAGCAGGACGCCGCCCAACCGACGCAATCGACATGGCTGTCGGCAAATGCGGGCTCAGGCAAGACCCGCGTTCTGACCGACCGCGTCGCCCGCCTGTTATTGGAGGATGTCGAACCGCAACACATCCTGTGCCTGACCTACACCAAAGCCGCCGCGTCCGAGATGCAGAACCGCCTGTTCCAGCGCCTAGGCGCATGGGCGATGCTGGATGATCAGAAACTCCGGTCAGAACTGGCCGAGTTGGGCTTGCCCCACGTGCCGACGGCAGATGGGTTGCGCAAGGCCCGCACCCTGTTTGCCCGCGCGATTGAGACGCCGGGCGGCCTGAAAATCCAGACGATCCACTCATTCTGTGCGTCTCTATTAAGGCGTTTTCCCCTCGAAGCGGGCGTAAGCCCCCAGTTCACCGAGATCGAAGATCGCGCCGCCGACCTGTTGCGGGCCGAGCTGGTGGATCAGATGGCAGATGGCCCGGATGCCGATGTGCTGGCGGGTATGGCACGGCAGTACAAGGGTGAGGATTTTCTGTCCCTGACCCGGGAAATCGTGGGTGGCTCCGGCTACCGCGACCTCGGCGTGGGTGATGCGCTGGAATTGCTTGGCCATCCCCGCGATCTCACACGCGACCGACTGGTCGACATGACCTTTGCGCCCGCCGATTGGCAGATGTTGGAGGACCTGGTGCCAATCTTGGCCGCGCAAGGCGTAACGGACAAGGCGGTTGGTGACATCCTCAAAGATATCATCGCGTTGGACCCATCAAGCGTGTCGATGGCCGAAGCGGCATTTCTGACCCAGACAGGCACCCGAAAGAAACGGTTTCCAACAAAAGGCACGCAAAACCAGGCCGCGCATCTGCTGCCCCAGCTTGAGGCGCTGATCGAACGCGTGGAGGCGGCGCGCGACGCACGTCTGGCGCTTGACGCGGCCGAGCACACCGTCGCACTGCACCGTTTCGCGCGCCGTTTTTCCGACCTTTATACAGAGGCGAAGAAACGGCGAGGGTGGCTGGATTTCGACGATTTGATCCAGAAAGCGCAACAGTTGCTCAGCGATGATCGCGTCGCCGCTTGGGTACTCTACCGCCTAGACGGCGGGATCGACCACATTCTGGTGGATGAGGCGCAGGACACAAGCCCGCTGCAATGGGATGTGATCCGACGGCTGGCCGAAGAGTTTTCCAGCGGCGAGGGCGCGCGTGTTGACGTCACGCGGACGATTTTCGTGGTGGGGGACAAGAAGCAGTCGATCTATTCCTTTCAGGGCGCCGACCCGCGGGAATTTGACCGTATGCAGACCGAATTCGGCTCTAAACTGAACGAATCCGGTCAAAAGCTGTGGGACAGAAGCCTGGATTTCTCGTTCCGCTCTTCTCCGGCGATCCTCGACCTGGTCGACAAGGTGTTTCAGGACGAAGCGGATGCAGGTTTTGGCGGGGGGCCACACATCGCCTTCAAAACCGACCTGCCCGGGCGCGTCGATCTGTGGCCGCTGGTGCCGAAACCGGAAAAGACGCCGGAACGCGACTGGTTCGATCCGGTGGACCGGCGCAGCCCCGAACACCAGTTTCGCACCCTCGCAATGGCAGTGGCCGGGCAGATCAAGCAGATGCTGGATGACGGGGTTCTGATCCCGCACAAGGACGGCCCACGGCCAATTCAACCGCGCGATGTTCTGATCCTCGTGCAGCGCCGTGGCGGTATTTTTCCCGACATCATCCGGGCCTGCAAGGAGTTGAACCTGCCCATTGCCGGAGCGGACCGGCTAAAGGTTGGCGCGGAAACGGCCGTGCGCGACCTTGCCGCTCTGCTGGCCTTCCTCGCCACGCCCGAAGACAGCCTATCCCTCGCAACCGCGTTGCGATCCCCCTTGTTCGGCTGGTCAGAACAGGACCTTTTCACCCTCGCACACCATCGAACCGAGGATGAGTTGTGGCGTGCGTTGCGCACAAAAACCGAGGAATACCCCGAAACGGTCGCGGTTCTGCGTGATTTGCGGAACAATGTGGATTTCCTGCGGCCCTACGATTTGGTCGAACGCGTTTTGACCCGCCATCGGGGACGTCAGCGACTGCTTGCGCGGCTCGGGTCCGAAGCGGAGGATGGGATTAACGCGCTGTTGTCTCAAGCGCTGTCCTATGAGCGCAACGAAGTGCCCAGCCTGACCGGTTTCCTGACCTGGATGGAAACCGATGACCTTGAAGTCAAACGCCAGATCGACAGCGCCTCGAACCAGATCCGCGTGATGACCGTGCACGGGTCCAAGGGACTGGAAGCGCCTGTTGTGATCCTGCCCGAATGCGGGAAGCGGGATGTCCAAATTCGCGATGCGATTATCGACATCGACCGGACGCCAGTGTGGAAAATGCCGTCCGGCCAACTGCCAGCGCGCATGTCCAACCGTCTCGAAGACATGAAGGCCGCCCAGCGCGAGGAATCCCTGCGACTGCTCTATGTGGCTCTAACACGGGCCGAAAAGTGGCTGATCATCGGTGCTGCCGGTGAGCTGAGCAAAGATGGGAGCGACTGGCACCAACGCGTGCAAGCCGGGATGGAGGGCTCTGGCGCGACCGTCCTTGAAACGCCCGTCGGTGCCGGATTGCGGGTGGAGCATGGCGACTGGGCACTGACCCCGGCGCAAGGTGACGATGCACAAGCCAGTGCCGCGCCTTCTATGTCACCGCACTTCCACAACATCGCGCCACCGGCAGAAAAAGAGCGGGAAACAGTATCTCCCTCCGATCTTGGGGGCGCCAAGGCGCTTCCCGGTGATGGGTTGGACGAAGCGACGGCAAAAAGGTTCGGCACGGTTGTGCACGCCTTGCTTGAGACGCCGGGCGCAAGCGCACAGGTTTTGGCACAGGCCGAGTTGAGCGACGCCCTAGAGGCGCAAGCAGAACAACAAGCGCAGCGCGTGCTGTCCGACCCCGATCTCGACTGGCTTTTCACTGGCGACGTGTTGGCCGAAGTGCCTGTGACAGCACCGCTTGGCCACGCCCGACTGCACGGAACCATCGACCGGCTGAAGACCACCCCGACAACGATCCACATCGTGGATTTCAAGACAAACCGCGTCGTGCCACGCGAGCCGGCCGAAACCCCGGAGGGCGTGCTGCGCCAGATGGGCGCCTATGCGTATGCAATCGCTCAGATTTACCCGGATCGCGACATTCGGCTCAGCATCCTTTGGACCCACACATGCGTCCTGATGCCCATTCCGCACGATATCGTGACAGCGGCGCTCGAGCGCACTCAATATCTTGACGATACTCCGGGCGATACCTAG
- a CDS encoding aminoglycoside phosphotransferase family protein: MPDRAELKDRFLNGTGWAEAPRILVAGDASNRKYERLSLNGQTRILMDAPPEKGEDVRPFVDVTQLLRGAGLSAPEIFAQDASNGFLLIEDLGDDLFARLINATPSLETPLYETATDVLLHLHRAATPDLPRYDAKAMTDVACLAFDWYQRGATGAVDTAARGSFAAAMKDALAPLDATTPVLVQRDYHAENLIWLPNRSDVQRVGLLDYQDAMLGHPAYDLVSVLQDARRDVSTDAQRAMVGRYIAGSGIDADVFNHAYALLGLQRNLRILGVFARLSLAYGKPHYVDLIPRVWGHIEANLTHPSASHVGHLVQRHLPKPTHDILNSLKSQCKTIPLP, from the coding sequence GTGCCTGATCGCGCAGAACTCAAAGACCGCTTTCTGAACGGAACCGGCTGGGCAGAAGCGCCACGCATTCTTGTTGCAGGTGACGCGTCAAACCGAAAATATGAACGGCTGTCGCTAAATGGACAGACGCGCATCCTCATGGACGCGCCACCGGAAAAGGGCGAGGATGTCCGCCCCTTTGTCGATGTAACGCAACTGCTACGAGGTGCGGGACTGTCCGCGCCCGAGATCTTCGCACAGGACGCCTCAAACGGGTTTCTTCTAATCGAGGATCTGGGCGACGATCTGTTTGCCCGCCTGATCAACGCGACACCGTCGCTGGAAACGCCCCTGTATGAAACCGCGACTGACGTCCTTCTTCACCTGCATCGCGCGGCGACACCTGATCTGCCACGATATGACGCCAAAGCCATGACGGATGTCGCCTGCCTCGCCTTTGACTGGTATCAGCGCGGCGCAACCGGAGCGGTGGATACCGCGGCCCGGGGCAGCTTTGCCGCTGCAATGAAAGATGCGCTTGCACCGTTGGATGCGACGACGCCGGTCCTGGTCCAACGGGATTATCATGCAGAGAACCTGATCTGGTTGCCAAACCGATCAGATGTGCAGCGGGTTGGCCTGCTCGACTACCAGGACGCGATGCTGGGACATCCGGCCTATGATCTGGTGTCGGTGCTGCAGGATGCGCGGCGCGATGTGTCGACGGACGCTCAACGCGCCATGGTGGGCAGGTACATTGCGGGTTCAGGCATCGACGCCGACGTATTCAATCATGCCTATGCTTTGCTTGGCTTGCAGCGCAATTTGCGCATCCTTGGTGTCTTTGCCCGTCTTTCGCTGGCCTATGGCAAACCGCACTACGTCGATCTTATTCCACGGGTCTGGGGCCATATTGAAGCCAATCTGACACATCCCAGCGCGTCCCACGTGGGCCACCTTGTCCAACGGCATCTGCCCAAACCGACCCACGACATTCTCAACAGCCTGAAGTCCCAATGCAAAACGATACCCCTGCCATAA